Proteins from a single region of Megalopta genalis isolate 19385.01 chromosome 3, iyMegGena1_principal, whole genome shotgun sequence:
- the LOC143259185 gene encoding G2/mitotic-specific cyclin-B, whose product MALRNRTAINTNILNLENVKNIKSTRIMVQGKTKRPALGEIGNRVNTVRGVEPIDRTSLLEADKKKLLVPKKQILKPAEKVLEKIPEQIVIPTVKEAEPQNNKLAQTPLEKKIESFSSDLLPVEDIDKEDHENPTLVSIYSNDIYEYLRSLESKYPVRKGFLTTDQEVTPKMRCVLIDWLTEVHQQFRLLQETLYLTVAIIDRFLQAYHSIDRTRLQLVGVTAMFVASKYEEMYSPDISDFVYITDNSYSKEEVLQMEMLMIRTLDYSLGRPLPLHFLRRYSKAGKAVALHHTTAKYFLEQCLVHYEMCHYSPSLLAAAALYLAFAIIGNNDENKDKVVWTNTLAHYSTYNKTDVLPVVQEIARIIINADKIKYQAVRKKYAQSKYMKVSTRPELRSPIMIAMATARKAV is encoded by the exons ATGGCTTTAAGAAATCGGACTGCAATCAATACG aatattttaaacctggaaaatgtaaaaaatattaaatctaCACGTATTATGGTCCAAGGGAAGACAAAGAGACCTGCCTTAGGTGAAATTGGAAACAGAGTAAACACAGTGAGAGGAGTTGAACCCATTGATAGAACTAGTTTGTTAGAAGCAGATAAGAAAAAATTGCTGGTTCCAAAGAAACAAATTTTGAAACCAGCGGAAAAAGTATTGGAGAAGATACCAGAACAAATTGTTATACCAACAGTAAAAGAGGCTGAGCCCCAAAACAACAAATTAGCACAAACTCCATTAGAGAAAAAAATAGAATCATTTTCCTCAGACCTTCTGCCAGTTGAGGACATTGACAAGGAGGATCATGAAAATCCTACTCTAGTTTCTATCTATAGCAACGACATATACGAATATCTAAGATCTCTAGAAAGCAAATACCCTGTGAGGAAAGGGTTCCTAACAACAGACCAAGAAGTAACACCAAAAATGAGGTGTGTACTCATAGATTGGCTCACTGAAGTTCACCAACAATTTCGTTTACTGCAAGAAACATTGTATCTCACAGTGGCTATTATTGATAGATTTCTGCAG GCCTACCATTCTATAGACAGGACAAGATTGCAGTTGGTCGGCGTAACAGCTATGTTTGTTGCTAGCAAATACGAGGAAATGTATTCTCCAGATATAAGCGATTTTGTATATATCACAGATAATTCGTATTCCAAGGAGGAGGTATTGCAAATGGAAATGCTTATGATAAGAACTCTAGATTACTCTTTAGGTAGACCATTACCCCTACATTTTCTTAGAAGATACAGCAAAGCTGGAAAG GCTGTTGCTCTACATCACACAACGGCCAAATATTTTTTGGAGCAATGTTTGGTGCATTACGAAATGTGTCACTACTCGCCAAGCCTTCTTGCAGCTGCTGCACTATACTTAGCATTTGC caTTATTGGTAACAATGATGAAAACAAGGACAAAGTGGTTTGGACAAATACCTTAGCACATTATAGTACCTACAATAAGACTGACGTGTTGCCTGTGGTACAGGAAATAGCTAGAATTATAATTAATGCGGATAAAATCAAGTATCAAGCCGTTAGGAAGAAATATGCTCAATCGAAATATATGAAGGTCAGTACTCGGCCTGAACTTCGATCGCCGATTATGATTGCCATGGCCACTGCCAGGAAAGCAGTATAA
- the LOC117222020 gene encoding protein mono-ADP-ribosyltransferase PARP16 encodes MNNSHEQQYVHNENRKERENCVNIMENKINTESDVNMLFTSQLDSVNQQKETTNKVSALKLLLENDIKGADLKWSLFVAACNTYRYDTCLKPFPPMYIKNKCKDIDALRGTIELIPPLTVILKVLQEPEVYEKYDTTIDLLYWVLICLRDRCIKSINKDCYGSILRKVPSETPVAAPNLIFEVANAKQSTSEERWRTVAQGCKTFYAFHGSRLQNFHSIIHYGLQQSMCKNSMFGEGIYLSSELSLSLLYSPIGYGWGGSVLGSEMSCIALCELVNHVDVKNKDTENNASGRSVPNKYYLVTNSELVRVRYILVYSQELQISRSTNNTGLLAWFKQHKLLTFVFGYLVLLTSVGLTHNKQVEKYYKLLAQKIGLE; translated from the exons ATGAATAATTCGCATGAACAACAATACGTTCATAATGAAAATAGAAAAGAAAGGGAAAATTGTGTAAATATTATGGAGAATAAAATTAATACAGAATCGGATGTAAACATGTTATTCACAAGTCAATTAGATTCTGTGAACcaacaaaaagaaacaacaaacaaggttTCAGCTCTAAAACTTTTATTGGAAAATGATATTAAAGGGGCTGATTTAAAATGGTCATTGTTTGTAGCAGCGTGCAACACATATCGCTATGATACTTGTTTAAAACCCTTTCCACCAATGTACATTAAGAACAAATGCAAAGACATTGATGCTTTG AGAGGAACTATAGAACTGATTCCACCGCTTACTGTGATACTTAAAGTATTGCAAGAACCAGAGGTGTATGAAAAATATGACACAACTATAGATTTATTGTATTGGGTTTTAATTTGTTTAAGAGATCGTTGCATAAAGAGTATTAACAAAGATTGC TATGGGTCCATATTAAGAAAAGTACCATCAGAGACACCTGTAGCGGCACCAAATTTGATATTTGAAGTTGCAAATGCAAAGCAATCAACTTCAGAAGAAAGGTGGAGAACAGTTGCTCAAGGCTGTAAAACTTTCTATGCTTTCCATGGAAGTCGTTTACAGAACTTCCATTCTATTATACATTATGGCCTGCAACAAAGTATGTGCAAG AACTCAATGTTTGGCGAAGGAATATATCTGTCGAGTGAATTAAGTCTAAGTTTATTATATAGCCCAATAGGATATGGATGGGGAGGCAGTGTTCTGGGAAGTGAAATGAGTTGCATCGCTTTGTGTGAACTTGTCAATCATGTTGATGTAAAAAATAAAGATACAG AAAATAATGCTTCAGGTAGAAGCGTACCAAATAAATATTACTTAGTAACAAACAGTGAATTAGTACGAGTAAGATACATTCTTGTTTACAGTCAAGAATTGCAAATCTCAAG ATCTACTAATAATACAGGATTATTAGCATGGTTCAAGCAACATAAATTGCTAACATTTGTGTTCGGTTACTTGGTGCTACTGACCTCGGTTGGACTAACCCACAACAAACAAGTCgaaaaatactataaattacTTGCTCAAAAAATTGGGTTGGAgtaa
- the LOC117222017 gene encoding G2/mitotic-specific cyclin-B: MMALRDRAAITNILNQENVKNIKSTHNVGQGKTKRPALGEIGNKVNTVRGAEPIDRTSLLQGDKKKLIVPSKQILKPTKKVLEKPPVQIVLPLVKDAVVQENKLAQVTKKKEFESFSSDLLAVEDIDKEDHENPTLVSIYINDIYDYLRSLECKYPVHKGYLLGQNITPKMRSILIDWLIEVHQQFRLLQETLYLTVAIIDRFLQAYHTIDRKRLQLVGVTAMFIASKYEEMYSPDISDFVYVTDNAYTKEEILQMEKVIVRTLDYSLGRPLSLHFLRRYSKAGKAVVVHHTMAKYFLEQCLVHYEMCHYSPSLLAAAALYLAFAITVNNDENKDEVWTNTLTHYSTYTKADVIPVVQDIASIIIIADKSKYQAVRKKYAQSKYMKISTRPELRSPIMINATKGTV; this comes from the exons ATGATGGCGTTAAGAGATCGGGCCGCAATTACG aatattttaaACCAGGAAAATGTCAAAAACATTAAATCTACGCATAATGTGGGCCAAGGGAAGACAAAGAGACCTGCCTTAGGTGAAATTGGAAACAAAGTGAACACAGTGAGAGGAGCTGAACCCATTGATAGAACCAGTTTGTTGCAAGGAGATAAGAAAAAATTGATAGTTCCATCAAAACAAATTTTGAAACCAACAAAGAAAGTATTAGAAAAGCCTCCTGTACAAATTGTTCTACCATTGGTAAAAGATGCTGTGGTACAAGAAAACAAATTAGCACAAGTGACAAAAAAGAAGGAGTTTGAATCATTTTCCTCCGACCTTCTGGCAGTTGAGGATATTGACAAGGAGGATCATGAAAATCCTACACTAGTTTCTATCTATATCAAtgacatatacgactatctaAGGTCTCTAGAATGCAAATACCCTGTGCACAAAGGGTACCTACTAGGCCAAAACATAACTCCAAAAATGAGGAGTATACTCATAGATTGGCTAATCGAGGTTCACCAACAATTTCGTTTACTGCAAGAAACATTGTATCTCACAGTGGCTATTATTGATAGATTTCTGCAG GCCTACCATACTATAGACAGGAAAAGACTGCAGTTGGTCGGTGTAACAGCTATGTTTATCGCTAGCAAATACGAGGAAATGTATTCTCCAGATATAAGCGATTTCGTGTATGTCACGGATAATGCATATACCAAGGAGGAAATATTGCAAATGGAAAAGGTTATAGTGAGAACTCTAGATTACTCTTTAGGTAGACCATTATCCCTACATTTTCTTAGAAGATACAGCAAAGCTGGAAAG GCTGTTGTAGTACATCACACAATGGCCAAATATTTTTTGGAGCAATGTTTAGTGCATTACGAAATGTGTCACTACTCGCCAAGCCTTCTTGCAGCTGCTGCACTATACTTAGCATTTGC AATTACTGTTAACAATGATGAAAACAAGGACGAAGTTTGGACAAATACCTTAACACATTATAGTACGTACACTAAGGCTGACGTGATACCTGTGGTACAGGATATAGctagtattataattattgccGATAAAAGCAAGTATCAAGCTGTTAGAAAGAAATACGCTCAATCAAAATATATGAAGATAAGTACTCGGCCCGAACTTCGATCGCCGATTATGATCAATGCCACAAAAGGCACAGTATAA